The following proteins are co-located in the Fimbriiglobus ruber genome:
- a CDS encoding response regulator has protein sequence MKKVFTTGQVAKICKVAPRTVSKWFDSGRLKGYRIPGSQDRRIPREQLIRFLKEHGMPLGELEEEEWHKVLLIGTEKLFTDRLKEYLPENDDFKFELANSGFEAGTLAQSFHPDTIIIDLGLGRAESIQITANLRKNDAYTTTLIIGLAGEDEADPDKLKEYGFDDIFKKPFDVALLGEKVKSIAEAKRED, from the coding sequence ATGAAAAAAGTGTTCACCACTGGACAGGTGGCCAAGATTTGTAAGGTCGCCCCCCGGACCGTGTCCAAGTGGTTCGATTCCGGACGGCTCAAAGGCTACCGCATCCCTGGCAGCCAGGACCGCCGGATTCCCCGGGAGCAACTCATCCGGTTCCTCAAGGAACACGGGATGCCGCTCGGCGAGCTGGAGGAGGAAGAATGGCACAAGGTGCTGCTCATCGGCACCGAAAAGCTGTTCACCGACCGGCTCAAAGAGTACCTGCCCGAGAACGATGATTTCAAGTTCGAGCTCGCGAACAGCGGGTTCGAAGCCGGGACGCTCGCCCAGAGCTTCCACCCGGACACGATCATCATCGACCTCGGGTTGGGCCGCGCCGAGTCGATCCAAATTACCGCGAACCTGCGGAAAAATGACGCGTACACCACCACCCTGATCATCGGGCTGGCGGGCGAAGACGAGGCCGACCCGGACAAGCTCAAGGAGTACGGGTTCGACGACATCTTCAAGAAGCCGTTCGACGTGGCCCTTCTCGGCGAGAAGGTCAAGAGCATTGCCGAAGCCAAGCGCGAGGACTGA
- a CDS encoding NADPH:quinone reductase, translating into MKAAFYEKTGAPDVIQYGDLPTPEPAPGEVRVRVTAAALNPIDVYIRAGVAKMNLPFPFVPGCDLAGTVDAVGIGVTRYKPGDKVWGSNQGLLGRQGTFAEFCCAAEEFLYPLPDGVSEQDAAAAALTGITAHLGLFGRADLKAGETVFVNGGTGGVGSMVVQMAKAVDAKVITTVGSPEKAKTATDLGAVRVINYKSEDVTAAIQDATGGRGVDVWYETTPPADFDKTVELMAPRGRIIVMAGRAARPVFPNGPFYLKGLSMFGFAMFNCSADEQRQCADEMNWWLADKKLRPVIGKVMPLSEAAAAHRLQEENTTGKAGTLTGKIVVVPK; encoded by the coding sequence ATGAAAGCGGCGTTCTACGAAAAGACGGGCGCGCCCGACGTCATCCAATACGGCGACCTCCCGACCCCGGAGCCGGCACCGGGCGAGGTCCGCGTCCGGGTGACGGCGGCAGCCCTCAACCCGATCGACGTCTACATCCGGGCCGGCGTCGCGAAGATGAACCTCCCGTTTCCGTTCGTGCCCGGCTGCGACCTGGCCGGGACCGTCGACGCCGTCGGGATCGGCGTCACCCGGTACAAGCCCGGGGATAAGGTCTGGGGGTCGAACCAGGGCCTCCTCGGGCGGCAGGGGACGTTCGCGGAATTCTGCTGCGCCGCCGAGGAGTTTCTTTACCCCCTTCCGGACGGGGTGAGCGAACAGGACGCGGCCGCCGCCGCACTGACCGGCATTACCGCGCACCTCGGCTTATTCGGGCGGGCCGATTTGAAGGCCGGCGAAACGGTGTTCGTGAACGGGGGTACCGGCGGGGTCGGCTCGATGGTCGTGCAGATGGCGAAAGCGGTCGACGCGAAGGTCATCACCACCGTGGGAAGCCCCGAGAAGGCCAAGACGGCTACCGACCTCGGCGCGGTGCGCGTCATCAACTACAAGTCCGAAGACGTGACGGCGGCCATCCAGGACGCCACGGGCGGGCGGGGCGTCGACGTCTGGTACGAAACGACGCCGCCAGCCGACTTCGACAAGACCGTCGAGTTGATGGCCCCGCGGGGGCGCATCATCGTGATGGCCGGTCGCGCGGCGAGGCCGGTATTTCCGAACGGGCCGTTTTACTTGAAGGGCCTGTCGATGTTCGGCTTCGCCATGTTCAACTGCTCGGCGGACGAACAGCGCCAGTGCGCGGACGAAATGAACTGGTGGCTGGCGGACAAGAAATTGCGGCCCGTGATCGGGAAGGTGATGCCGCTGTCCGAAGCCGCCGCCGCCCACCGCTTGCAGGAGGAGAACACGACCGGGAAAGCCGGAACCCTGACCGGGAAGATCGTCGTGGTTCCGAAGTAG
- the gmd gene encoding GDP-mannose 4,6-dehydratase, whose protein sequence is MKSALITGITGQDGSYLAELLLAKGYEVHGIVRRSSTENFERIAHLTGKIHLHQADLLDQLSIIDVIKESNPTEVYNLAAQSFVPTSWKQPVLTGEFTAIGVTRVLEAIKLLGRDRIRFYQASSSEMFGKVQAVPQGEDTPFYPRSPYGVAKLYGHWITINYRESYNMYCVSGILFNHESPRRGREFVTRKVTDGVARIKLGLAKELRLGNMDAKRDWGFAGDYVRAMWLMLQQDKPDDYVIATGETHTVRSLVELAFQAVGLDWQKYVVTDPALVRPAEVDLLIGDPKKANTHLKWKPEVTFPQLVKMMVDEDLKRLTQTATTDLRARGI, encoded by the coding sequence ATGAAAAGCGCGCTGATTACCGGGATCACCGGCCAGGACGGTAGTTACCTCGCGGAACTTTTGCTCGCCAAAGGGTACGAAGTTCACGGCATCGTCCGCCGGTCCAGCACTGAGAACTTTGAGCGGATCGCCCACCTGACGGGCAAGATCCACCTCCACCAGGCCGACCTCCTCGACCAACTGTCGATCATCGACGTGATCAAGGAATCGAACCCGACCGAGGTCTACAACCTCGCCGCCCAGAGCTTCGTGCCCACCAGTTGGAAGCAGCCGGTCCTGACCGGCGAGTTCACGGCCATCGGCGTCACCCGCGTCCTCGAAGCGATCAAACTCCTCGGCCGCGACCGCATCCGTTTTTACCAGGCGTCGTCGAGCGAGATGTTCGGGAAGGTCCAGGCCGTCCCGCAGGGCGAAGACACGCCGTTCTACCCCCGCAGCCCGTACGGGGTGGCCAAGTTGTACGGCCACTGGATCACGATCAACTACCGCGAAAGCTACAACATGTACTGCGTGAGCGGGATCCTCTTCAACCACGAGAGCCCGCGGCGGGGCCGCGAGTTCGTGACCCGGAAGGTGACGGACGGCGTCGCCCGGATCAAGCTCGGGTTGGCCAAGGAACTGCGCCTCGGGAACATGGACGCCAAGCGGGACTGGGGCTTCGCGGGCGACTACGTCCGCGCCATGTGGCTGATGCTCCAGCAAGACAAGCCGGACGACTACGTGATCGCCACCGGCGAGACGCACACGGTCCGGTCCCTGGTCGAACTCGCCTTCCAGGCGGTCGGACTCGACTGGCAGAAATACGTCGTGACCGACCCGGCCCTCGTCCGCCCGGCCGAAGTCGACCTCCTCATCGGCGACCCGAAGAAGGCCAACACCCACCTCAAGTGGAAGCCCGAAGTCACGTTCCCGCAACTGGTGAAGATGATGGTGGACGAGGATCTGAAGCGGCTGACTCAGACGGCCACCACGGACCTCCGAGCCCGCGGCATCTAG